The following are encoded in a window of Manihot esculenta cultivar AM560-2 chromosome 8, M.esculenta_v8, whole genome shotgun sequence genomic DNA:
- the LOC110621034 gene encoding protein trichome birefringence isoform X2: MADAATKHLSFNGGIIVSDLKSLSLLLKTRKTLAFAYGFGFAFVAFTVFLAFVPSPNSSSPWFTNIFSSSSVTSSSDSYRSQFSSIFSYFLPNSSSPRLQVHDISTLPAQNITRSNTTLSQPSGRNGEVRNQPTVQNKTQNKADSVHSLVLKANQSDNASIVNELPSTVENHSQGKENSNKDQALKPNQTTISPPIRPPPANSPVSPVPETKVANSSINSVPAAPAIHNGNANASTASASSANKASNFTASLLKKESNGLKQKNGTNSEAPMKQGIESLLNCDLFDGEWVRDDSYPLYKPGSCSLIDEQFNCIHNGRPDKDYQKYKWKPKGCSLPRLNPANMLDMLRGKRLVFVGDSLNRNMWESLVCILKSSVKDQSKVFEANGRHHFRGEASYSFIFKDYNCTVEFFVSPFLVQEWEMPDKNGTKKETLRLDLVGRSSDLYKRADIIIFNTGHWWTHEKTSKGKDYYQEGSHVYDELNVLEAFRKALTTWARWVDANINPTKSVVFFRGYSASHFSVDTVLYGILHGVSKHRSLNFRFICPNFLFRKLIDMQPSLTPVSEFK, encoded by the exons ATGGCTGATGCAGCCACTAAGCACCTGTCCTTCAATGGAGGAATAATCGTTTCAGACCTAAAGAGTCTTTCTTTGCTTCTTAAAACTAGGAAAACTCTGGCTTTTGCTTATGGGTTTGGTTTTGCTTTCGTTGCTTTCACTGTTTTCTTGGCCTTCGTCCCTTCTCCTAACTCATCTTCTCCTTGGTTTACTAATATTTTCAGTTCTAGCTCTGTTACCAGTTCTTCtgattcttacagatctcagttttcttccattttctcttACTTCTTACCCAACAGCTCTTCTCCACGACTACAAGTTCATGACATCTCTACTTTGCCTGCCCAAAACATCACCAGATCTAACACTACTTTGTCTCAGCCTTCTGGTAGAAATGGTGAAGTGAGAAACCAACCGACTGTGCAAAATAAAACTCAAAACAAGGCTGATTCTGTTCATTCTTTGGTTTTGAAAGCAAATCAGTCCGATAATGCTTCAATTGTCAATGAGCTACCATCCACTGTTGAAAATCACTCTCAAGGTAAAGAGAATTCTAATAAAGATCAAGCCTTGAAGCCAAATCAAACCACAATTTCACCGCCAATAAGGCCTCCACCAGCAAATTCCCCTGTTTCTCCAGTGCCAGAAACTAAGGTTGCAAATTCATCCATCAACTCAGTCCCTGCGGCACCGGCAATTCACAACGGGAACGCAAACGCATCCACGGCCTCTGCCTCTTCGGCGAACAAAGCATCAAATTTTACTGCTTCACTATTGAAGAAAGAGAGTAATGGATTGAAACAGAAGAATGGAACTAATTCTGAGGCGCCAATGAAGCAGGGGATCGAGAGCTTGTTGAATTGTGATTTGTTTGATGGTGAGTGGGTGAGGGATGATTCGTACCCGCTTTACAAACCTGGATCTTGTTCACTGATTGATGAGCAATTCAACTGTATTCATAACGGTAGACCAGACAAAGACTACCAGAAATACAAATGGAAACCCAAGGGCTGCAGTTTACCAAG GTTAAATCCTGCAAATATGTTGGATATGCTGAGAGGAAAGAGACTTGTTTTTGTGGGCGATTCCCTCAATAGGAATATGTGGGAATCTCTTGTTTGTATTCTGAAAAGCTCAGTTAAAGATCAAAGTAAGGTTTTTGAGGCCAATGGGAGACACCATTTTAGAGGCGAAGCTTCATACTCCTTCATTTTCAAG GATTATAACTGCACTGTAGAGTTCTTTGTATCTCCATTCTTAGTTCAAGAATGGGAAATGCCTGACAAGAACGGAACTAAGAAGGAGACTCTTCGGCTTGATTTAGTAGGGAGGTCATCTGACCTATATAAAAGAGCCGACATTATCATCTTCAACACTGGACACTGGTGGACTCATGAGAAAACTTCTAAAGG GAAAGATTATTACCAAGAAGGAAGCCATGTATATGATGAATTGAATGTGCTGGAGGCATTTCGAAAAGCTTTAACAACATGGGCTAGGTGGGTTGATGCCAATATAAATCCAACGAAATCCGTTGTCTTCTTCAGAGGATATTCTGCTTCACATTTcag TGTCGACACGGTACTTTATGGGATACTACATGGAGTATCTAAGCACAGGAGTCTAAACTTTAGATTCATATGCCCGAATTTTCTATTTAGAAAGTTGATAGATATGCAGCCATCTCTGACACCCGTATCCGAGTTCAAGTAA
- the LOC110620930 gene encoding homeobox-leucine zipper protein HOX11 isoform X1 yields the protein MELALSLGDTSKPFEFLHHTPKVSAKDLGFCMGLPTGFTASPRSHDKVVDTNLHGEAAATGVSSDPPVQLDLLPFSPVPRRLPPSQTPFPWLSDNLVSEPGSTDGSGRGFDVNRLSAEEAEEGAAMSSPNSAVSSFQMDFGIRSRRYKRDMEAIDAERASSRASDDEENGLTRKKLRLSKEQSAFLEESFKEHNTLNPKQKLALAKQLNLRPRQVEVWFQNRRARTKLKQTEVDCEYLKRCCETLTEENRRLQKELQELRALKTSQPFYMQLPATTLTMCPSCERVATTNTSPSAAATTAAPNKHNPVATTAAATIPSSAATTNTNSSSLSLAKPRLSPFTAKIHMPQTQDHQAAS from the exons ATGGAGCTTGCTTTAAGCCTTGGTGATACATCTAAGCCCTTCGAGTTTCTTCACCACACCCCTAAGGTTTCTGCTAAAGATCTAGGGTTTTGCATGGGATTACCAACTGGATTTACTGCATCTCCGAGATCTCATGATAAAGTTGTTGACACTAACCTTCATGGTGAAGCTGCTGCCACCGGAGTTTCATCGGATCCTCCTGTTCAGCTTGATCTTTTACCTTTCTCTCCTGTTCCTCGGAGACTGCCTCCTTCTCAGACTCCCTTTCCATGGCTCTCCGATAACT TGGTGTCTGAACCGGGTTCCACTGATGGATCAGGCAGAGGGTTTGATGTAAACCGATTATCAGCGGAGGAGGCAGAAGAAGGCGCAGCGATGTCATCGCCAAACAGTGCTGTGTCGTCATTTCAGATGGATTTTGGGATTAGAAGCAGACGCTATAAAAGAGATATGGAAGCCATTGATGCCGAGAGAGCGAGTTCAAGAGCAAGTGATGATGAAGAGAACGGATTGACTCGAAAGAAACTCAGACTCTCTAAGGAGCAATCAGCTTTCCTGGAAGAAAGCTTCAAAGAACACAACACCCTCAATCCT AAACAAAAGCTTGCTTTAGCAAAACAATTGAATCTTCGTCCTCGCCAAGTGGAAGTGTGGTTTCAGAACAGAAGAGCAAG GACAAAATTGAAGCAGACGGAGGTGGATTGTGAGTATTTAAAGAGATGCTGCGAGACACTGACAGAAGAGAACAGGAGGTTGCAAAAGGAATTGCAAGAATTAAGAGCTTTGAAAACTTCTCAACCTTTCTACATGCAACTTCCTGCCACCACTCTCACCATGTGTCCTTCTTGTGAGCGCGTGGCTACCACTAATACCTCCCCCTCCGCCGCTGCCACCACCGCCGCTCCCAACAAACACAACCCAGTTGCCACCACAGCCGCTGCAACCATCCCTTCTTCTGCTGCCACTACCAACACAAATTCTTCATCACTGTCCCTTGCTAAGCCTAGGTTATCTCCTTTCACTGCTAAGATCCACATGCCTCAAACTCAAGATCACCAAGCTGCTTCctga
- the LOC110620930 gene encoding homeobox-leucine zipper protein HOX11 isoform X2, giving the protein MELALSLGDTSKPFEFLHHTPKVSAKDLGFCMGLPTGFTASPRSHDKVVDTNLHGEAAATGVSSDPPVQLDLLPFSPVPRRLPPSQTPFPWLSDNCRGFDVNRLSAEEAEEGAAMSSPNSAVSSFQMDFGIRSRRYKRDMEAIDAERASSRASDDEENGLTRKKLRLSKEQSAFLEESFKEHNTLNPKQKLALAKQLNLRPRQVEVWFQNRRARTKLKQTEVDCEYLKRCCETLTEENRRLQKELQELRALKTSQPFYMQLPATTLTMCPSCERVATTNTSPSAAATTAAPNKHNPVATTAAATIPSSAATTNTNSSSLSLAKPRLSPFTAKIHMPQTQDHQAAS; this is encoded by the exons ATGGAGCTTGCTTTAAGCCTTGGTGATACATCTAAGCCCTTCGAGTTTCTTCACCACACCCCTAAGGTTTCTGCTAAAGATCTAGGGTTTTGCATGGGATTACCAACTGGATTTACTGCATCTCCGAGATCTCATGATAAAGTTGTTGACACTAACCTTCATGGTGAAGCTGCTGCCACCGGAGTTTCATCGGATCCTCCTGTTCAGCTTGATCTTTTACCTTTCTCTCCTGTTCCTCGGAGACTGCCTCCTTCTCAGACTCCCTTTCCATGGCTCTCCGATAACT GCAGAGGGTTTGATGTAAACCGATTATCAGCGGAGGAGGCAGAAGAAGGCGCAGCGATGTCATCGCCAAACAGTGCTGTGTCGTCATTTCAGATGGATTTTGGGATTAGAAGCAGACGCTATAAAAGAGATATGGAAGCCATTGATGCCGAGAGAGCGAGTTCAAGAGCAAGTGATGATGAAGAGAACGGATTGACTCGAAAGAAACTCAGACTCTCTAAGGAGCAATCAGCTTTCCTGGAAGAAAGCTTCAAAGAACACAACACCCTCAATCCT AAACAAAAGCTTGCTTTAGCAAAACAATTGAATCTTCGTCCTCGCCAAGTGGAAGTGTGGTTTCAGAACAGAAGAGCAAG GACAAAATTGAAGCAGACGGAGGTGGATTGTGAGTATTTAAAGAGATGCTGCGAGACACTGACAGAAGAGAACAGGAGGTTGCAAAAGGAATTGCAAGAATTAAGAGCTTTGAAAACTTCTCAACCTTTCTACATGCAACTTCCTGCCACCACTCTCACCATGTGTCCTTCTTGTGAGCGCGTGGCTACCACTAATACCTCCCCCTCCGCCGCTGCCACCACCGCCGCTCCCAACAAACACAACCCAGTTGCCACCACAGCCGCTGCAACCATCCCTTCTTCTGCTGCCACTACCAACACAAATTCTTCATCACTGTCCCTTGCTAAGCCTAGGTTATCTCCTTTCACTGCTAAGATCCACATGCCTCAAACTCAAGATCACCAAGCTGCTTCctga
- the LOC110621034 gene encoding protein trichome birefringence isoform X1: MADAATKHLSFNGGIIVSDLKSLSLLLKTRKTLAFAYGFGFAFVAFTVFLAFVPSPNSSSPWFTNIFSSSSVTSSSDSYRSQFSSIFSYFLPNSSSPRLQVHDISTLPAQNITRSNTTLSQPSGRNGEVRNQPTVQNKTQNKADSVHSLVLKANQSDNASIVNELPSTVENHSQGKENSNKDQALKPNQTTISPPIRPPPANSPVSPVPETKVANSSINSVPAAPAIHNGNANASTASASSANKASNFTASLLKKESNGLKQKNGTNSEAPMKQGIESLLNCDLFDGEWVRDDSYPLYKPGSCSLIDEQFNCIHNGRPDKDYQKYKWKPKGCSLPRLNPANMLDMLRGKRLVFVGDSLNRNMWESLVCILKSSVKDQSKVFEANGRHHFRGEASYSFIFKDYNCTVEFFVSPFLVQEWEMPDKNGTKKETLRLDLVGRSSDLYKRADIIIFNTGHWWTHEKTSKGKDYYQEGSHVYDELNVLEAFRKALTTWARWVDANINPTKSVVFFRGYSASHFSGGQWNSGGACDSEVEPIKDATYLNPYPPKMLVLEKVLRGMKTHVTYLNVTQMTDYRKDGHPSIYRKQNLSPEERRSPLLYQDCSHWCLPGVPDVWNEILYAELLVRKYQKQQVQKRHR, translated from the exons ATGGCTGATGCAGCCACTAAGCACCTGTCCTTCAATGGAGGAATAATCGTTTCAGACCTAAAGAGTCTTTCTTTGCTTCTTAAAACTAGGAAAACTCTGGCTTTTGCTTATGGGTTTGGTTTTGCTTTCGTTGCTTTCACTGTTTTCTTGGCCTTCGTCCCTTCTCCTAACTCATCTTCTCCTTGGTTTACTAATATTTTCAGTTCTAGCTCTGTTACCAGTTCTTCtgattcttacagatctcagttttcttccattttctcttACTTCTTACCCAACAGCTCTTCTCCACGACTACAAGTTCATGACATCTCTACTTTGCCTGCCCAAAACATCACCAGATCTAACACTACTTTGTCTCAGCCTTCTGGTAGAAATGGTGAAGTGAGAAACCAACCGACTGTGCAAAATAAAACTCAAAACAAGGCTGATTCTGTTCATTCTTTGGTTTTGAAAGCAAATCAGTCCGATAATGCTTCAATTGTCAATGAGCTACCATCCACTGTTGAAAATCACTCTCAAGGTAAAGAGAATTCTAATAAAGATCAAGCCTTGAAGCCAAATCAAACCACAATTTCACCGCCAATAAGGCCTCCACCAGCAAATTCCCCTGTTTCTCCAGTGCCAGAAACTAAGGTTGCAAATTCATCCATCAACTCAGTCCCTGCGGCACCGGCAATTCACAACGGGAACGCAAACGCATCCACGGCCTCTGCCTCTTCGGCGAACAAAGCATCAAATTTTACTGCTTCACTATTGAAGAAAGAGAGTAATGGATTGAAACAGAAGAATGGAACTAATTCTGAGGCGCCAATGAAGCAGGGGATCGAGAGCTTGTTGAATTGTGATTTGTTTGATGGTGAGTGGGTGAGGGATGATTCGTACCCGCTTTACAAACCTGGATCTTGTTCACTGATTGATGAGCAATTCAACTGTATTCATAACGGTAGACCAGACAAAGACTACCAGAAATACAAATGGAAACCCAAGGGCTGCAGTTTACCAAG GTTAAATCCTGCAAATATGTTGGATATGCTGAGAGGAAAGAGACTTGTTTTTGTGGGCGATTCCCTCAATAGGAATATGTGGGAATCTCTTGTTTGTATTCTGAAAAGCTCAGTTAAAGATCAAAGTAAGGTTTTTGAGGCCAATGGGAGACACCATTTTAGAGGCGAAGCTTCATACTCCTTCATTTTCAAG GATTATAACTGCACTGTAGAGTTCTTTGTATCTCCATTCTTAGTTCAAGAATGGGAAATGCCTGACAAGAACGGAACTAAGAAGGAGACTCTTCGGCTTGATTTAGTAGGGAGGTCATCTGACCTATATAAAAGAGCCGACATTATCATCTTCAACACTGGACACTGGTGGACTCATGAGAAAACTTCTAAAGG GAAAGATTATTACCAAGAAGGAAGCCATGTATATGATGAATTGAATGTGCTGGAGGCATTTCGAAAAGCTTTAACAACATGGGCTAGGTGGGTTGATGCCAATATAAATCCAACGAAATCCGTTGTCTTCTTCAGAGGATATTCTGCTTCACATTTcag CGGTGGGCAATGGAATTCTGGTGGTGCATGCGACAGTGAGGTTGAACCGATCAAGGATGCAACATATCTAAATCCATATCCACCCAAGATGTTGGTGCTGGAGAAAGTTCTAAGAGGGATGAAGACTCATGTCACATATCTAAATGTCACACAAATGACAGATTATCGAAAGGATGGTCATCCTTCTATCTACAGGAAGCAGAATTTATCACCAGAAGAAAGGAGAtcaccactcctataccaagACTGCAGCCATTGGTGTCTTCCTGGCGTGCCCGACGTCTGGAATGAGATTCTTTACGCCGAGCTCTTAGTACGCAAGTACCAAAAGCAGCAAGTGCAGAAGAGACACAGGTAA